The Betta splendens chromosome 4, fBetSpl5.4, whole genome shotgun sequence genome contains a region encoding:
- the unm_hu7910 gene encoding aspartyl/asparaginyl beta-hydroxylase isoform X4, translating to MQRYRRYGASSSAPVEEVHAEDEVSTEEEVFEQDTEPLVEGGGQAEVQQTGGVTKDGVQPMKDDLTPAVSETEAKNHPVESKNGKRTEGGGGGGDTGGGPKYSMFTWLVVLALLGVWSSVAVVYFDIVDYDSVIGKLTAYDADGDGDFDVEDAKVLLDEKKLRASGLRRSRLRTVETKEEKKKGLKAERQEQEAESSQHVTETGSEQAVGPESTSPDATGSVADFLTLNSFPEREALLLQDGADSGSQDVESEIQAAVSLPPVLDNSFVPEEETDSIDTTGVLLKDPTTQGSVAESERLTSSTLTDEAEKQPEPPATAEPQMETRPDTPETRPQEKLKEKMKKKKPKLFNKFDKSIKTEIDAAEKLRKKGKVEEALKAFEQLVQQYPHSPRARYGKAQAEDDLAEKLRSNDMLQRAITSYREAAELPDVTSDLLRAALKRRAERQQFLGRIRGSLATLEKLVQVFPDDISLKNDLGVAHLLIGDNKGAKKVYEEVLAAAPADGFAKVHYGFILKSENKIAESIPYLREGLESGEPGTDDGRFYFHLGDALQRVGDDSAYDWYELGHKRGHFASVWQRSLYNVDGLRAQPWWTAKETGYTDLVKMLERNWKTIRDEALAMMDQNTGVFMPEEENLRERGEWGQYTLWQQGKKVGNSCQGVPKTCSLMERYPEATGCKRGQIKFSVMQPGTHVWPHTGPTNCRLRMHLGLVIPKHGCRIRCTNQTREWEEGKVLIFDDSFEHEVWQEADSFRLIFIVDVWHPELTPYQRQTLSPI from the exons ATGCAGCGCTATCGCCGCTATGGTgcctcctcctcggctcctGTAGAAGAGGTGCATGCAGAGGATGAGGTGTCCACTGAAGAGGAGGTGTTTGAGCAGGACACAGAGCCACTGGTGGAGGGGGGAGGTCAGGCTGAAGTCCAGCAGACGG GAGGTGTTACTAAGGACGGGGTCCAGCCGATGAAGGACGATCTGACACCTGCTGTGTCTGAGACAG AGGCCAAGAATCATCCAGTGGAAAGCAAGAATGGAAAgaggacagaaggaggaggtggcggaggaGACACAGGCGGAGGTCCCAAGTACTCTATGTTTACCTGGCTGGTGGTGCTGGCTCTGCTGGGAGTCTGGAGCTCTGTGGCTGTGGTCTACTTCGACATCGTGGACTATGACAGTGTCATTG GTAAACTGACGGCCTACGATGCCGATGGCGATGGCGACTTTGACGTGGAAGACGCTAAAGTTCTGCTTG ATGAGAAGAAGTTAAGAGCTTCtggcctgaggaggagcaggctgagAACAG TTGAAAcgaaggaagagaagaagaaag GACTGAAAGCAGAAAGACaagagcaggaagcag AAAGCAGTCAACAtgtgactgaaacaggaagtgagcaaGCTGTAGGACCAGAGTCCACATCACCTGATGCAACGG GTTCAGTGGCTGATTTCCTGACTTTAAACTCGTTTCCAGAGCGTGAAGCCCTGCTTCTCCAGGACGGTGCAG ACTCTGGATCTCAGGATGTGGAGTCTGAAATCCAAG ctgccgtctccctccctccggtGCTGGACAACAGCTTTGTTCCAG AGGAGGAGACCGACTCAATTGACACCACTGGAG TTCTACTGAAGGATCCAACGACGCAGGGCAGTGTAG CCGAGTCTGAACGTTTGACGAGCTCCACGTTAACAGATGAAGCAG AGAAACAGCCTGAGCCTCCAgcaacagcagaaccacagatGGAGACGAGACCAGACACtccag AGACACGGCCTCAAGAgaagttaaaagaaaaaa tgaaaaagaagaaaccaaAGTTGTTCAATAAGTTTGATAAAAGCATCAAAACAGAAATCGATGCTGCCGAGAAGCTTCGAAAGAAG gggaaggtggaggaggctcTAAAAGCGTttgagcagctggtgcagcagtATCCACACAGTCCACGCGCTCGCTACGGAAAAGCCCAG gcagagGACGACCTGGCTGAGAAGCTGCGCAGCAATGACATGCTGCAGCGAGCCATTACCAGctacagagaagctgctgagcttcctgatgtgacctctgacctgctgagAGCTGCACTGAAGAGACGAGCTGAGAGACAGCAGTTTCTGG GTCGGATCCGTGGCTCTCTGGCGACTTTGGAAAAGTTGGTCCAGGTCTTTCCAGATGACATCAGTCTAAAAAACGATCTAGGAGTCGCCCACCTGCTGATTGGAGACAATAAAGGCGCAAAGAAGGTCTATGAGGAA GTTCTGGCAGCTGCTCCAGCCGACGGCTTTGCTAAGGTTCACTACGGTTTcatcctgaagtcagagaacaagATTGCGGAGAGCATACCATACCTCAGG GAGGGTTTGGAGTCCGGTGAACCCGGGACAGACGATGGGCGCTTTTACTTCCACCTGGGAGACGCTCTGCAGCGAGTCGGGGACGACAGC GCGTATGACTGGTACGAGCTGGGTCACAAACGTGGCCACTTCGCCTCCGTGTGGCAGAGGTCTCTCTACAACGTGGACGGACTGAGGGCTCAGCCCTGGTGGACAGCTAAGGAGACAGGATACACTGACCTGGTTAAG ATGTTGGAGAGAAACTGGAAGACGATCAGGGATGAGGCCTTGGCCATGATGGACCAGAACACTGGGGTGTTCATGCCTGAGGAGGAgaacctgagagagagaggggagtggGGCCAGTACACACTGTGGCAGCAAG GAAAGAAAGTTGGGAACTCGTGTCAGGGCGTCCCAAAGACCTGCTCATTGATGGAGCGATACCCtgaagctacaggctgcaagAGAGGCCAG ATTAAGTTCTCGGTCATGCAGCCTGGGACTCACGTATGGCCTCACACTGGACCCACCAACTGCAGGCTGAGGATGCACCTTGGCCTCGTCATCCCCAAACATGGATGCAGGATCCGCTGCACCAACCAGACCAG GGAGTGGGAGGAAGGTAAAGTCCTCATCTTTGACGACTCCTTCGAGCACGAGGTCTGGCAGGAGGCCGACAGCTTCCGCCTCATCTTTATCGTGGACGTCTGGCACCCGGAGTTAACGCCGTACCAGCGCCAGACTCTGAGTCCCATTTAG
- the unm_hu7910 gene encoding aspartyl/asparaginyl beta-hydroxylase isoform X7, translated as MQRYRRYGASSSAPVEEVHAEDEVSTEEEVFEQDTEPLVEGGGQAEVQQTGGVTKDGVQPMKDDLTPAVSETEAKNHPVESKNGKRTEGGGGGGDTGGGPKYSMFTWLVVLALLGVWSSVAVVYFDIVDYDSVIGKLTAYDADGDGDFDVEDAKVLLGLKAERQEQEAESSQHVTETGSEQAVGPESTSPDATGSVADFLTLNSFPEREALLLQDGADSGSQDVESEIQAAVSLPPVLDNSFVPEEETDSIDTTGVLLKDPTTQGSVAESERLTSSTLTDEAEKQPEPPATAEPQMETRPDTPETRPQEKLKEKMKKKKPKLFNKFDKSIKTEIDAAEKLRKKGKVEEALKAFEQLVQQYPHSPRARYGKAQAEDDLAEKLRSNDMLQRAITSYREAAELPDVTSDLLRAALKRRAERQQFLGRIRGSLATLEKLVQVFPDDISLKNDLGVAHLLIGDNKGAKKVYEEVLAAAPADGFAKVHYGFILKSENKIAESIPYLREGLESGEPGTDDGRFYFHLGDALQRVGDDSAYDWYELGHKRGHFASVWQRSLYNVDGLRAQPWWTAKETGYTDLVKMLERNWKTIRDEALAMMDQNTGVFMPEEENLRERGEWGQYTLWQQGKKVGNSCQGVPKTCSLMERYPEATGCKRGQIKFSVMQPGTHVWPHTGPTNCRLRMHLGLVIPKHGCRIRCTNQTREWEEGKVLIFDDSFEHEVWQEADSFRLIFIVDVWHPELTPYQRQTLSPI; from the exons ATGCAGCGCTATCGCCGCTATGGTgcctcctcctcggctcctGTAGAAGAGGTGCATGCAGAGGATGAGGTGTCCACTGAAGAGGAGGTGTTTGAGCAGGACACAGAGCCACTGGTGGAGGGGGGAGGTCAGGCTGAAGTCCAGCAGACGG GAGGTGTTACTAAGGACGGGGTCCAGCCGATGAAGGACGATCTGACACCTGCTGTGTCTGAGACAG AGGCCAAGAATCATCCAGTGGAAAGCAAGAATGGAAAgaggacagaaggaggaggtggcggaggaGACACAGGCGGAGGTCCCAAGTACTCTATGTTTACCTGGCTGGTGGTGCTGGCTCTGCTGGGAGTCTGGAGCTCTGTGGCTGTGGTCTACTTCGACATCGTGGACTATGACAGTGTCATTG GTAAACTGACGGCCTACGATGCCGATGGCGATGGCGACTTTGACGTGGAAGACGCTAAAGTTCTGCTTG GACTGAAAGCAGAAAGACaagagcaggaagcag AAAGCAGTCAACAtgtgactgaaacaggaagtgagcaaGCTGTAGGACCAGAGTCCACATCACCTGATGCAACGG GTTCAGTGGCTGATTTCCTGACTTTAAACTCGTTTCCAGAGCGTGAAGCCCTGCTTCTCCAGGACGGTGCAG ACTCTGGATCTCAGGATGTGGAGTCTGAAATCCAAG ctgccgtctccctccctccggtGCTGGACAACAGCTTTGTTCCAG AGGAGGAGACCGACTCAATTGACACCACTGGAG TTCTACTGAAGGATCCAACGACGCAGGGCAGTGTAG CCGAGTCTGAACGTTTGACGAGCTCCACGTTAACAGATGAAGCAG AGAAACAGCCTGAGCCTCCAgcaacagcagaaccacagatGGAGACGAGACCAGACACtccag AGACACGGCCTCAAGAgaagttaaaagaaaaaa tgaaaaagaagaaaccaaAGTTGTTCAATAAGTTTGATAAAAGCATCAAAACAGAAATCGATGCTGCCGAGAAGCTTCGAAAGAAG gggaaggtggaggaggctcTAAAAGCGTttgagcagctggtgcagcagtATCCACACAGTCCACGCGCTCGCTACGGAAAAGCCCAG gcagagGACGACCTGGCTGAGAAGCTGCGCAGCAATGACATGCTGCAGCGAGCCATTACCAGctacagagaagctgctgagcttcctgatgtgacctctgacctgctgagAGCTGCACTGAAGAGACGAGCTGAGAGACAGCAGTTTCTGG GTCGGATCCGTGGCTCTCTGGCGACTTTGGAAAAGTTGGTCCAGGTCTTTCCAGATGACATCAGTCTAAAAAACGATCTAGGAGTCGCCCACCTGCTGATTGGAGACAATAAAGGCGCAAAGAAGGTCTATGAGGAA GTTCTGGCAGCTGCTCCAGCCGACGGCTTTGCTAAGGTTCACTACGGTTTcatcctgaagtcagagaacaagATTGCGGAGAGCATACCATACCTCAGG GAGGGTTTGGAGTCCGGTGAACCCGGGACAGACGATGGGCGCTTTTACTTCCACCTGGGAGACGCTCTGCAGCGAGTCGGGGACGACAGC GCGTATGACTGGTACGAGCTGGGTCACAAACGTGGCCACTTCGCCTCCGTGTGGCAGAGGTCTCTCTACAACGTGGACGGACTGAGGGCTCAGCCCTGGTGGACAGCTAAGGAGACAGGATACACTGACCTGGTTAAG ATGTTGGAGAGAAACTGGAAGACGATCAGGGATGAGGCCTTGGCCATGATGGACCAGAACACTGGGGTGTTCATGCCTGAGGAGGAgaacctgagagagagaggggagtggGGCCAGTACACACTGTGGCAGCAAG GAAAGAAAGTTGGGAACTCGTGTCAGGGCGTCCCAAAGACCTGCTCATTGATGGAGCGATACCCtgaagctacaggctgcaagAGAGGCCAG ATTAAGTTCTCGGTCATGCAGCCTGGGACTCACGTATGGCCTCACACTGGACCCACCAACTGCAGGCTGAGGATGCACCTTGGCCTCGTCATCCCCAAACATGGATGCAGGATCCGCTGCACCAACCAGACCAG GGAGTGGGAGGAAGGTAAAGTCCTCATCTTTGACGACTCCTTCGAGCACGAGGTCTGGCAGGAGGCCGACAGCTTCCGCCTCATCTTTATCGTGGACGTCTGGCACCCGGAGTTAACGCCGTACCAGCGCCAGACTCTGAGTCCCATTTAG
- the unm_hu7910 gene encoding aspartyl/asparaginyl beta-hydroxylase isoform X3: MQRYRRYGASSSAPVEEVHAEDEVSTEEEVFEQDTEPLVEGGGQAEVQQTGGVTKDGVQPMKDDLTPAVSETEAKNHPVESKNGKRTEGGGGGGDTGGGPKYSMFTWLVVLALLGVWSSVAVVYFDIVDYDSVIARAKEFHMNFSQVLQGKLTAYDADGDGDFDVEDAKVLLDEKKLRASGLRRSRLRTVETKEEKKKGLKAERQEQEAESSQHVTETGSEQAVGPESTSPDATEREALLLQDGADSGSQDVESEIQAAVSLPPVLDNSFVPEEETDSIDTTGVLLKDPTTQGSVAESERLTSSTLTDEAEKQPEPPATAEPQMETRPDTPETRPQEKLKEKMKKKKPKLFNKFDKSIKTEIDAAEKLRKKGKVEEALKAFEQLVQQYPHSPRARYGKAQAEDDLAEKLRSNDMLQRAITSYREAAELPDVTSDLLRAALKRRAERQQFLGRIRGSLATLEKLVQVFPDDISLKNDLGVAHLLIGDNKGAKKVYEEVLAAAPADGFAKVHYGFILKSENKIAESIPYLREGLESGEPGTDDGRFYFHLGDALQRVGDDSAYDWYELGHKRGHFASVWQRSLYNVDGLRAQPWWTAKETGYTDLVKMLERNWKTIRDEALAMMDQNTGVFMPEEENLRERGEWGQYTLWQQGKKVGNSCQGVPKTCSLMERYPEATGCKRGQIKFSVMQPGTHVWPHTGPTNCRLRMHLGLVIPKHGCRIRCTNQTREWEEGKVLIFDDSFEHEVWQEADSFRLIFIVDVWHPELTPYQRQTLSPI, encoded by the exons ATGCAGCGCTATCGCCGCTATGGTgcctcctcctcggctcctGTAGAAGAGGTGCATGCAGAGGATGAGGTGTCCACTGAAGAGGAGGTGTTTGAGCAGGACACAGAGCCACTGGTGGAGGGGGGAGGTCAGGCTGAAGTCCAGCAGACGG GAGGTGTTACTAAGGACGGGGTCCAGCCGATGAAGGACGATCTGACACCTGCTGTGTCTGAGACAG AGGCCAAGAATCATCCAGTGGAAAGCAAGAATGGAAAgaggacagaaggaggaggtggcggaggaGACACAGGCGGAGGTCCCAAGTACTCTATGTTTACCTGGCTGGTGGTGCTGGCTCTGCTGGGAGTCTGGAGCTCTGTGGCTGTGGTCTACTTCGACATCGTGGACTATGACAGTGTCATTG CCAGAGCTAAGGAGTTTCATATGAACTTTTCCCAAGTTTTACAAG GTAAACTGACGGCCTACGATGCCGATGGCGATGGCGACTTTGACGTGGAAGACGCTAAAGTTCTGCTTG ATGAGAAGAAGTTAAGAGCTTCtggcctgaggaggagcaggctgagAACAG TTGAAAcgaaggaagagaagaagaaag GACTGAAAGCAGAAAGACaagagcaggaagcag AAAGCAGTCAACAtgtgactgaaacaggaagtgagcaaGCTGTAGGACCAGAGTCCACATCACCTGATGCAACGG AGCGTGAAGCCCTGCTTCTCCAGGACGGTGCAG ACTCTGGATCTCAGGATGTGGAGTCTGAAATCCAAG ctgccgtctccctccctccggtGCTGGACAACAGCTTTGTTCCAG AGGAGGAGACCGACTCAATTGACACCACTGGAG TTCTACTGAAGGATCCAACGACGCAGGGCAGTGTAG CCGAGTCTGAACGTTTGACGAGCTCCACGTTAACAGATGAAGCAG AGAAACAGCCTGAGCCTCCAgcaacagcagaaccacagatGGAGACGAGACCAGACACtccag AGACACGGCCTCAAGAgaagttaaaagaaaaaa tgaaaaagaagaaaccaaAGTTGTTCAATAAGTTTGATAAAAGCATCAAAACAGAAATCGATGCTGCCGAGAAGCTTCGAAAGAAG gggaaggtggaggaggctcTAAAAGCGTttgagcagctggtgcagcagtATCCACACAGTCCACGCGCTCGCTACGGAAAAGCCCAG gcagagGACGACCTGGCTGAGAAGCTGCGCAGCAATGACATGCTGCAGCGAGCCATTACCAGctacagagaagctgctgagcttcctgatgtgacctctgacctgctgagAGCTGCACTGAAGAGACGAGCTGAGAGACAGCAGTTTCTGG GTCGGATCCGTGGCTCTCTGGCGACTTTGGAAAAGTTGGTCCAGGTCTTTCCAGATGACATCAGTCTAAAAAACGATCTAGGAGTCGCCCACCTGCTGATTGGAGACAATAAAGGCGCAAAGAAGGTCTATGAGGAA GTTCTGGCAGCTGCTCCAGCCGACGGCTTTGCTAAGGTTCACTACGGTTTcatcctgaagtcagagaacaagATTGCGGAGAGCATACCATACCTCAGG GAGGGTTTGGAGTCCGGTGAACCCGGGACAGACGATGGGCGCTTTTACTTCCACCTGGGAGACGCTCTGCAGCGAGTCGGGGACGACAGC GCGTATGACTGGTACGAGCTGGGTCACAAACGTGGCCACTTCGCCTCCGTGTGGCAGAGGTCTCTCTACAACGTGGACGGACTGAGGGCTCAGCCCTGGTGGACAGCTAAGGAGACAGGATACACTGACCTGGTTAAG ATGTTGGAGAGAAACTGGAAGACGATCAGGGATGAGGCCTTGGCCATGATGGACCAGAACACTGGGGTGTTCATGCCTGAGGAGGAgaacctgagagagagaggggagtggGGCCAGTACACACTGTGGCAGCAAG GAAAGAAAGTTGGGAACTCGTGTCAGGGCGTCCCAAAGACCTGCTCATTGATGGAGCGATACCCtgaagctacaggctgcaagAGAGGCCAG ATTAAGTTCTCGGTCATGCAGCCTGGGACTCACGTATGGCCTCACACTGGACCCACCAACTGCAGGCTGAGGATGCACCTTGGCCTCGTCATCCCCAAACATGGATGCAGGATCCGCTGCACCAACCAGACCAG GGAGTGGGAGGAAGGTAAAGTCCTCATCTTTGACGACTCCTTCGAGCACGAGGTCTGGCAGGAGGCCGACAGCTTCCGCCTCATCTTTATCGTGGACGTCTGGCACCCGGAGTTAACGCCGTACCAGCGCCAGACTCTGAGTCCCATTTAG
- the unm_hu7910 gene encoding aspartyl/asparaginyl beta-hydroxylase isoform X5: protein MQRYRRYGASSSAPVEEVHAEDEVSTEEEVFEQDTEPLVEGGGQAEVQQTGGVTKDGVQPMKDDLTPAVSETEAKNHPVESKNGKRTEGGGGGGDTGGGPKYSMFTWLVVLALLGVWSSVAVVYFDIVDYDSVIARAKEFHMNFSQVLQGKLTAYDADGDGDFDVEDAKVLLGLKAERQEQEAESSQHVTETGSEQAVGPESTSPDATGSVADFLTLNSFPEREALLLQDGADSGSQDVESEIQAAVSLPPVLDNSFVPEEETDSIDTTGVLLKDPTTQGSVAESERLTSSTLTDEAEKQPEPPATAEPQMETRPDTPETRPQEKLKEKMKKKKPKLFNKFDKSIKTEIDAAEKLRKKGKVEEALKAFEQLVQQYPHSPRARYGKAQAEDDLAEKLRSNDMLQRAITSYREAAELPDVTSDLLRAALKRRAERQQFLGRIRGSLATLEKLVQVFPDDISLKNDLGVAHLLIGDNKGAKKVYEEVLAAAPADGFAKVHYGFILKSENKIAESIPYLREGLESGEPGTDDGRFYFHLGDALQRVGDDSAYDWYELGHKRGHFASVWQRSLYNVDGLRAQPWWTAKETGYTDLVKMLERNWKTIRDEALAMMDQNTGVFMPEEENLRERGEWGQYTLWQQGKKVGNSCQGVPKTCSLMERYPEATGCKRGQIKFSVMQPGTHVWPHTGPTNCRLRMHLGLVIPKHGCRIRCTNQTREWEEGKVLIFDDSFEHEVWQEADSFRLIFIVDVWHPELTPYQRQTLSPI from the exons ATGCAGCGCTATCGCCGCTATGGTgcctcctcctcggctcctGTAGAAGAGGTGCATGCAGAGGATGAGGTGTCCACTGAAGAGGAGGTGTTTGAGCAGGACACAGAGCCACTGGTGGAGGGGGGAGGTCAGGCTGAAGTCCAGCAGACGG GAGGTGTTACTAAGGACGGGGTCCAGCCGATGAAGGACGATCTGACACCTGCTGTGTCTGAGACAG AGGCCAAGAATCATCCAGTGGAAAGCAAGAATGGAAAgaggacagaaggaggaggtggcggaggaGACACAGGCGGAGGTCCCAAGTACTCTATGTTTACCTGGCTGGTGGTGCTGGCTCTGCTGGGAGTCTGGAGCTCTGTGGCTGTGGTCTACTTCGACATCGTGGACTATGACAGTGTCATTG CCAGAGCTAAGGAGTTTCATATGAACTTTTCCCAAGTTTTACAAG GTAAACTGACGGCCTACGATGCCGATGGCGATGGCGACTTTGACGTGGAAGACGCTAAAGTTCTGCTTG GACTGAAAGCAGAAAGACaagagcaggaagcag AAAGCAGTCAACAtgtgactgaaacaggaagtgagcaaGCTGTAGGACCAGAGTCCACATCACCTGATGCAACGG GTTCAGTGGCTGATTTCCTGACTTTAAACTCGTTTCCAGAGCGTGAAGCCCTGCTTCTCCAGGACGGTGCAG ACTCTGGATCTCAGGATGTGGAGTCTGAAATCCAAG ctgccgtctccctccctccggtGCTGGACAACAGCTTTGTTCCAG AGGAGGAGACCGACTCAATTGACACCACTGGAG TTCTACTGAAGGATCCAACGACGCAGGGCAGTGTAG CCGAGTCTGAACGTTTGACGAGCTCCACGTTAACAGATGAAGCAG AGAAACAGCCTGAGCCTCCAgcaacagcagaaccacagatGGAGACGAGACCAGACACtccag AGACACGGCCTCAAGAgaagttaaaagaaaaaa tgaaaaagaagaaaccaaAGTTGTTCAATAAGTTTGATAAAAGCATCAAAACAGAAATCGATGCTGCCGAGAAGCTTCGAAAGAAG gggaaggtggaggaggctcTAAAAGCGTttgagcagctggtgcagcagtATCCACACAGTCCACGCGCTCGCTACGGAAAAGCCCAG gcagagGACGACCTGGCTGAGAAGCTGCGCAGCAATGACATGCTGCAGCGAGCCATTACCAGctacagagaagctgctgagcttcctgatgtgacctctgacctgctgagAGCTGCACTGAAGAGACGAGCTGAGAGACAGCAGTTTCTGG GTCGGATCCGTGGCTCTCTGGCGACTTTGGAAAAGTTGGTCCAGGTCTTTCCAGATGACATCAGTCTAAAAAACGATCTAGGAGTCGCCCACCTGCTGATTGGAGACAATAAAGGCGCAAAGAAGGTCTATGAGGAA GTTCTGGCAGCTGCTCCAGCCGACGGCTTTGCTAAGGTTCACTACGGTTTcatcctgaagtcagagaacaagATTGCGGAGAGCATACCATACCTCAGG GAGGGTTTGGAGTCCGGTGAACCCGGGACAGACGATGGGCGCTTTTACTTCCACCTGGGAGACGCTCTGCAGCGAGTCGGGGACGACAGC GCGTATGACTGGTACGAGCTGGGTCACAAACGTGGCCACTTCGCCTCCGTGTGGCAGAGGTCTCTCTACAACGTGGACGGACTGAGGGCTCAGCCCTGGTGGACAGCTAAGGAGACAGGATACACTGACCTGGTTAAG ATGTTGGAGAGAAACTGGAAGACGATCAGGGATGAGGCCTTGGCCATGATGGACCAGAACACTGGGGTGTTCATGCCTGAGGAGGAgaacctgagagagagaggggagtggGGCCAGTACACACTGTGGCAGCAAG GAAAGAAAGTTGGGAACTCGTGTCAGGGCGTCCCAAAGACCTGCTCATTGATGGAGCGATACCCtgaagctacaggctgcaagAGAGGCCAG ATTAAGTTCTCGGTCATGCAGCCTGGGACTCACGTATGGCCTCACACTGGACCCACCAACTGCAGGCTGAGGATGCACCTTGGCCTCGTCATCCCCAAACATGGATGCAGGATCCGCTGCACCAACCAGACCAG GGAGTGGGAGGAAGGTAAAGTCCTCATCTTTGACGACTCCTTCGAGCACGAGGTCTGGCAGGAGGCCGACAGCTTCCGCCTCATCTTTATCGTGGACGTCTGGCACCCGGAGTTAACGCCGTACCAGCGCCAGACTCTGAGTCCCATTTAG